In a genomic window of Allomeiothermus silvanus DSM 9946:
- a CDS encoding DMT family transporter, whose protein sequence is MSWLYLLVALAGTALALQAPINAQLARWLEHPVRSSMVSFTAGALSLLVLTLFLGRWPGLNKLQEAPPWVWAGGLLGAFYVTVIIFATPRIGTTATFALVIAGQLSASILLDHFGVLGLPKHPADWIRLLGVGFLVLGALLIRR, encoded by the coding sequence ATGAGCTGGCTCTACCTGCTGGTGGCCCTGGCCGGGACCGCCCTGGCCCTGCAAGCCCCCATCAACGCGCAACTGGCGAGATGGCTCGAGCACCCGGTGCGATCCTCGATGGTCTCTTTCACCGCGGGTGCCCTATCGCTATTGGTGCTCACTCTATTTTTGGGCCGCTGGCCGGGCCTGAACAAGCTGCAAGAAGCCCCGCCCTGGGTCTGGGCCGGCGGATTGCTGGGGGCTTTTTACGTTACGGTCATCATCTTCGCCACGCCGCGGATCGGGACCACCGCGACTTTCGCCCTGGTGATCGCCGGACAGCTTAGCGCCTCGATCCTGTTAGACCACTTCGGGGTGCTGGGCCTCCCCAAGCACCCCGCGGACTGGATACGGCTGTTGGGGGTGGGGTTTTTGGTCCTGGGGGCGCTGCTCATTCGGCGTTAG
- a CDS encoding TIGR00730 family Rossman fold protein — protein sequence MQRVCVFCGSNSGQQPAYREAARRMGQTLAQNGLGLVYGGGKVGLMGALADAALEQGAEVIGIIPQALFEKEVAHPGLSELRVVASMHERKALMADLADGFVALPGGFGTLEEFCEILTWSQLGIHQKPMGLLNTAGFYTPLLGMFDHATQEGFVRPEHRQMILVDENPAGLLEQMLGYVPAARPKWISERES from the coding sequence ATGCAGCGTGTTTGTGTGTTCTGCGGGTCGAACTCCGGCCAGCAACCGGCCTACCGGGAGGCGGCCCGCCGGATGGGGCAAACCCTGGCCCAAAACGGCCTAGGGCTGGTCTACGGGGGTGGCAAGGTGGGGTTAATGGGGGCACTGGCGGACGCGGCCCTCGAGCAGGGGGCAGAGGTCATCGGAATCATCCCCCAAGCTCTCTTCGAAAAGGAGGTAGCGCACCCCGGGCTCAGCGAACTGAGGGTGGTTGCTTCCATGCACGAGCGCAAAGCCCTCATGGCCGACCTCGCCGACGGCTTTGTGGCACTTCCCGGCGGGTTCGGGACGCTCGAGGAGTTCTGTGAGATCCTCACCTGGAGTCAGCTTGGCATCCACCAAAAACCGATGGGCCTTTTGAACACCGCGGGGTTCTACACTCCCCTGCTCGGGATGTTCGATCACGCCACGCAAGAAGGCTTCGTACGCCCCGAACACCGCCAGATGATTCTGGTAGACGAAAACCCCGCGGGGTTGCTCGAGCAGATGCTCGGCTATGTGCCTGCGGCCCGCCCAAAATGGATCAGCGAGCGGGAGAGCTGA